From a single uncultured Methanobrevibacter sp. genomic region:
- a CDS encoding phosphatidylglycerophosphatase: MKINITEKDYGLCINNPNHFLAFSDFTVSDGIDIIENVNIVKSKNEFKATAKRAETFNQSEGSYIAQATESLNYFYNTYDDLSIFTFMENDIALENFTDDLKVANSPKGFADARINLSNVIYIDKVLSPKILLKIFRTVTATKAKVLADMALPLHIQNILNTDDFLAVLSNIPEGDGELDINNAEYDDIDFDELKMRIADAVEISIEDAFEKLGLTFGILDYLVSQGILIGDLVEAGMELVSDDDITPELTDRMESQILKSLSDINVVMLLASAMRLEEDFRANRIREFDTSDYVYSDEVLGFAIANQIAGTKAVLNYRRYIEAKPGIIWGLPQIIDDAFAGLIAGCVSKIFES; encoded by the coding sequence ATGAAAATCAATATCACAGAAAAGGATTACGGACTTTGCATCAATAATCCAAATCACTTTTTGGCATTCAGCGACTTTACCGTCAGTGACGGAATCGACATTATTGAAAATGTTAATATAGTAAAATCAAAAAATGAATTCAAGGCCACAGCCAAGCGTGCCGAAACATTCAACCAGTCAGAAGGTTCATATATAGCGCAGGCAACCGAATCTTTAAACTATTTTTATAATACATATGATGACTTGTCCATTTTCACATTCATGGAAAATGATATTGCACTTGAAAACTTCACAGATGACTTGAAGGTTGCAAACTCTCCAAAGGGATTTGCGGACGCCAGAATCAATCTGAGCAATGTTATCTACATTGATAAGGTGCTGTCTCCGAAAATTCTTCTTAAGATATTCAGGACAGTAACCGCCACAAAGGCCAAGGTATTGGCGGATATGGCACTGCCCCTGCATATTCAAAATATCTTAAACACTGATGATTTTCTTGCCGTTCTTTCAAACATTCCTGAAGGCGACGGTGAGCTGGACATAAACAATGCCGAGTATGATGATATTGATTTTGATGAACTGAAAATGAGGATTGCTGATGCTGTCGAGATAAGCATTGAGGATGCATTTGAAAAGCTTGGCCTGACCTTCGGCATTCTGGATTATCTCGTTTCGCAGGGAATACTGATAGGAGATCTAGTCGAGGCGGGAATGGAGCTTGTCAGTGATGATGATATAACTCCCGAGTTGACCGACAGGATGGAATCACAGATTCTCAAATCACTATCCGACATTAATGTGGTCATGCTTTTGGCTTCAGCAATGAGGCTGGAAGAGGATTTCAGAGCCAACAGGATTCGTGAATTTGATACTTCAGATTATGTCTATTCCGATGAGGTGTTAGGCTTTGCCATTGCCAATCAGATTGCCGGAACAAAGGCGGTTTTGAATTACAGGAGATATATTGAAGCAAAACCTGGAATAATTTGGGGTTTGCCTCAAATAATTGATGACGCATTTGCTGGCCTGATTGCAGGATGCGTTTCAAAAATATTTGAATCATAA
- the cobS gene encoding adenosylcobinamide-GDP ribazoletransferase, which yields MEDDSYFEDEEFSPIKSLLGLLTFSTILPINVFTSIEYMTKLTWCWPFLHLFVGILAAICGYVSLEILHLNSFFTAAIVYAFLMILTGYNHLDGVMDMADGVMVHGEPEKKIRVMKDSSVGAGGMATLFIVASLTIAGIYNILDYHFIMGIVICEMTAKTSLLTTALLSNPLTPGIGSYFINETRPSNYIASTAIIAIIAYILGGLAGVCGVIGAMVSGIIIATIAKRNFVLANGDVLGMSNEVGRLLSLLFMTVALFFL from the coding sequence ATGGAAGATGACAGTTACTTTGAAGATGAGGAATTTTCACCGATTAAATCACTTTTGGGGCTTTTGACATTCTCTACAATACTGCCGATCAATGTTTTCACCTCAATTGAGTACATGACCAAATTGACTTGGTGCTGGCCGTTTCTGCATTTGTTTGTGGGGATATTGGCGGCAATATGCGGATATGTTTCATTGGAAATTCTGCATCTGAATTCATTTTTCACCGCAGCGATTGTCTATGCGTTCCTGATGATACTGACCGGTTACAATCACCTTGACGGTGTTATGGATATGGCAGACGGTGTGATGGTGCATGGTGAACCTGAAAAGAAAATCCGTGTCATGAAGGACTCTTCTGTAGGTGCGGGAGGAATGGCAACACTGTTTATTGTTGCAAGCCTTACAATTGCCGGAATCTACAACATTCTTGACTATCATTTTATCATGGGAATTGTGATTTGTGAAATGACTGCAAAAACATCTCTTCTAACAACCGCATTGTTGTCAAATCCATTGACACCTGGAATAGGTAGCTATTTTATAAATGAAACTCGTCCGTCAAATTATATTGCATCTACTGCAATCATAGCAATCATTGCATATATTCTTGGAGGACTTGCAGGCGTTTGTGGCGTAATAGGTGCAATGGTATCCGGAATCATCATAGCAACCATTGCAAAAAGGAATTTTGTCCTTGCCAATGGGGATGTTTTGGGAATGAGCAATGAGGTAGGACGTTTATTGTCATTGCTTTTCATGACAGTTGCTTTGTTTTTCTTATAA
- a CDS encoding sugar O-acetyltransferase, whose product MLELDKLLEIFNDAKTLEMDMDAAEACNYYSQEAQKITCEINYAYHDFDEIRQLFSRLIGSEVSDDFRLFPPFTTDFGKNIHLGKNVFINSGCRFQDQGGIYIGDDVLIGHNVVIATLNHEENPAKRGNLVPSPVKIGNGVWIGSSVTITPGVTIGDGAIVGAGAVVTKDVAENTIVAGVPAKYIRDVKTD is encoded by the coding sequence ATGTTAGAATTGGATAAACTTTTAGAAATTTTCAATGACGCTAAAACATTGGAAATGGATATGGATGCTGCTGAAGCATGTAACTATTATTCTCAAGAGGCACAAAAGATAACCTGTGAAATTAACTACGCCTATCATGATTTTGATGAAATCAGGCAACTGTTTTCAAGGCTGATTGGTTCAGAGGTAAGCGATGACTTCAGACTTTTCCCGCCATTCACCACCGACTTTGGAAAAAACATTCATCTGGGAAAAAACGTTTTCATCAATTCAGGATGCAGATTCCAGGACCAGGGAGGAATCTATATAGGTGATGATGTTCTAATCGGACATAATGTGGTTATAGCTACACTCAACCATGAAGAAAATCCTGCCAAAAGGGGCAATCTGGTTCCTTCACCTGTTAAAATAGGAAATGGCGTGTGGATTGGATCAAGCGTCACAATCACTCCAGGCGTTACAATTGGTGACGGGGCTATTGTAGGTGCAGGTGCGGTCGTTACAAAGGATGTGGCCGAAAACACAATTGTTGCCGGCGTTCCCGCCAAGTATATTCGGGATGTCAAGACAGATTAG
- a CDS encoding peptidylprolyl isomerase, translating into MAVNNGDFVRVNFTGKIKETEDVFDTTYDEIAQEAGIFDENKTYKAIPIVVGGNHLLPAIEEAIIGLDQGDKKTIEVDAENAFGPRDPSLIQLVPMREFKKQGMTPVKGMRIQSEGATGKILTVNGGRVKVDFNHELAGKDLVYDVEVTEIIEDEEEKIKSMIELHYSNPNVDIDKTEIDIVDGVANIKLDEMAKFDQQSYMDITFARFRIAKDIWDNIEEITKVNFVDEFEKREESDDEEDEE; encoded by the coding sequence ATGGCTGTAAATAACGGAGATTTTGTAAGAGTAAACTTTACTGGTAAAATAAAAGAAACTGAAGACGTATTTGATACTACTTATGATGAAATTGCACAAGAAGCTGGAATTTTCGATGAAAACAAAACTTACAAAGCAATCCCTATTGTTGTAGGTGGAAACCACTTATTACCTGCTATTGAAGAAGCAATCATTGGATTAGATCAAGGTGACAAAAAAACCATCGAAGTGGATGCTGAAAACGCATTCGGTCCTAGAGACCCATCATTAATCCAATTAGTACCTATGAGAGAATTCAAAAAACAAGGTATGACTCCGGTTAAAGGTATGAGAATCCAATCCGAAGGTGCAACCGGTAAAATCTTAACCGTCAACGGTGGAAGAGTAAAAGTTGACTTCAACCACGAATTAGCAGGAAAAGACTTAGTTTACGATGTTGAAGTAACTGAAATCATCGAAGATGAAGAAGAAAAAATCAAAAGTATGATTGAGTTACACTACTCCAACCCTAATGTTGACATTGATAAAACCGAAATCGACATCGTCGACGGTGTTGCAAACATCAAATTAGATGAAATGGCAAAATTCGATCAACAATCCTACATGGACATCACTTTTGCTAGATTCAGAATCGCTAAAGATATCTGGGACAACATCGAAGAAATTACCAAAGTTAACTTCGTAGATGAATTCGAAAAAAGAGAAGAATCCGACGACGAAGAAGACGAAGAATAG
- the sucC gene encoding ADP-forming succinate--CoA ligase subunit beta — protein sequence MRFFENVAKQIFNQEGIPILEGHVAYSPEEAMSVCSEMDVPVVIKAQVLTGGRGKAGGVKFANNPGEALKVADEILGMEIKGEKVKHLLIEEKAEILNEFFVTVSVDRGARRPVILASKEGGVEIENLAKTNPEKIIKYYPNPLLEFLPYEAREVARKMGVDSELISPMGDMIWKLYQVFDKYDADTAEINPLVLTPDGLIAADAKLVVENDSLYRHQELVERMHYKKKAVDFVQLDGDIAVIGNGAGLTLTAMDMIKLNGGEPATFLDIGGGASEHIINQALNIVLNYDPVKVVFLNVLGGITKADDVARGVIKALEQAQRKVHIVIRLTGTNEEEGQRLLDEAGIPYETSMEKAAKKAVELCEELKAEGK from the coding sequence ATGAGATTTTTTGAAAATGTAGCTAAACAAATTTTTAATCAAGAAGGAATTCCAATATTGGAAGGACACGTTGCATACTCTCCTGAGGAGGCAATGTCAGTCTGTTCCGAAATGGATGTTCCGGTAGTTATAAAAGCACAAGTTTTAACCGGTGGAAGAGGTAAAGCTGGTGGTGTTAAATTCGCCAATAACCCTGGTGAAGCTTTAAAAGTAGCTGATGAAATATTGGGTATGGAAATCAAAGGTGAAAAGGTAAAACACCTTTTGATTGAGGAAAAAGCTGAAATTTTAAACGAATTTTTCGTAACTGTATCCGTTGACAGGGGTGCCAGAAGGCCGGTTATTTTGGCAAGTAAGGAAGGTGGGGTTGAAATTGAAAACCTAGCAAAAACAAACCCTGAAAAGATTATTAAATATTATCCTAACCCTTTACTTGAATTCCTCCCTTATGAGGCACGTGAAGTTGCCCGTAAAATGGGTGTTGATTCCGAACTGATTTCTCCTATGGGAGATATGATCTGGAAACTGTATCAGGTATTTGATAAATATGACGCTGATACCGCTGAAATTAACCCGTTGGTATTGACTCCTGATGGACTAATTGCTGCTGACGCTAAGCTTGTTGTTGAAAATGATTCATTGTACAGACATCAAGAACTGGTTGAAAGAATGCACTATAAGAAAAAGGCTGTGGACTTTGTCCAATTGGATGGGGACATTGCTGTTATCGGTAACGGTGCAGGTTTGACCTTGACTGCAATGGACATGATTAAGCTCAACGGTGGAGAACCGGCTACTTTCCTGGATATTGGAGGTGGAGCTTCAGAGCATATCATCAATCAGGCTTTAAATATAGTTCTAAATTATGATCCTGTCAAAGTAGTGTTCCTGAATGTTTTGGGTGGTATTACCAAGGCAGATGATGTTGCCCGTGGTGTTATCAAAGCTTTGGAGCAGGCACAACGCAAAGTGCACATTGTCATTAGGCTGACAGGTACCAATGAAGAAGAAGGTCAAAGGCTTTTGGATGAAGCTGGAATTCCATACGAAACATCAATGGAAAAAGCTGCTAAAAAGGCTGTTGAACTTTGTGAAGAGCTCAAAGCTGAAGGAAAATAG
- a CDS encoding fumarate hydratase C-terminal domain-containing protein, giving the protein MKNLTTPIIDEDLVDLKVGDEITVSGTIYTGRDAALPQLVELIEKGEVPFDLNGAAIMHTAFSDAGIAPTTSSKVEIESTIPALSESGVKIHIGKGMLSDKTLESLDENKSLFVITPPVAALLTSKVLQKKCVLFEWEGMEAMYELKVDKIPGIVAIKDGKRI; this is encoded by the coding sequence ATGAAAAATTTAACTACACCAATTATCGATGAAGATTTAGTTGACTTGAAGGTTGGTGATGAGATAACAGTTTCGGGAACAATCTATACCGGACGTGATGCCGCCCTGCCACAGCTTGTAGAACTGATTGAAAAGGGCGAGGTTCCGTTTGACCTGAATGGTGCAGCCATAATGCATACCGCATTCAGTGATGCGGGAATTGCACCGACAACCAGCAGTAAAGTGGAAATAGAATCAACAATACCTGCCTTAAGCGAAAGCGGTGTTAAAATACATATAGGAAAGGGAATGTTGAGCGACAAGACACTTGAAAGTCTTGATGAGAACAAATCCCTCTTTGTCATAACCCCTCCGGTAGCCGCACTTCTCACAAGCAAGGTTCTTCAAAAGAAATGTGTGCTTTTCGAATGGGAAGGAATGGAGGCCATGTATGAACTTAAGGTCGACAAGATTCCCGGCATCGTTGCCATAAAAGATGGAAAAAGAATCTAA
- a CDS encoding DUF763 domain-containing protein, with translation MKRRGSVNLPLHGGHPPSWLFSRMVKLSGALASVIIEEYSLEEFLNRISNPYWFQAFSCVLGFDWHSSGTTTTTLGALKASLTPEEHGIYLTGGKGAKSRKTPKGIEHAGEVFNLRTKTVEKLVETSKLSAKIDNSCIQDGYTLYQHNFFVTEKGDWAVVQQGLNTQNKYARRYHWLGSEVDQLLNDPHSGISCDMKTPNTLNMSSKDSENAQKISVDLINDNPNHLRQYFKRKDNQLLLEDFTLPPHHPVLDMDISDKEFEVLTRAWEIQPENYEELILLKGIGPKKIRALALISDLVYGEPASWKDPVKYSFTHGGKDGFPYPVDQEVYDHSIETMRDAIEQARLKKDEKLKAIKRLDDFIS, from the coding sequence ATGAAAAGAAGAGGGTCAGTCAATTTGCCACTGCACGGAGGCCATCCTCCAAGCTGGTTATTTTCAAGAATGGTTAAGTTATCCGGAGCATTGGCCTCAGTAATCATTGAGGAGTATAGCCTAGAGGAATTCTTGAATCGTATTTCAAATCCTTACTGGTTTCAGGCATTTTCATGTGTTTTGGGTTTTGACTGGCACTCTTCAGGAACAACCACAACCACATTAGGTGCCCTTAAGGCATCACTTACTCCCGAAGAGCATGGAATCTATCTCACCGGAGGAAAAGGAGCAAAATCCAGAAAAACACCAAAGGGAATCGAACATGCAGGAGAGGTTTTCAATCTTCGAACAAAAACCGTGGAAAAACTTGTTGAGACAAGCAAACTGTCCGCCAAAATCGACAATTCCTGTATTCAGGACGGATACACACTATATCAGCACAATTTCTTTGTAACCGAAAAGGGAGACTGGGCAGTAGTCCAGCAGGGCCTCAACACCCAAAACAAGTATGCCCGACGTTACCACTGGTTGGGCAGCGAAGTTGACCAATTACTAAATGACCCTCACAGCGGAATATCCTGTGACATGAAAACTCCCAATACATTGAACATGTCCTCCAAGGACAGTGAGAATGCTCAAAAAATTAGTGTTGATTTGATTAACGACAATCCAAACCATTTAAGACAATACTTTAAAAGAAAGGACAACCAATTGCTTTTGGAGGATTTTACACTGCCCCCACATCATCCGGTCCTTGACATGGACATTTCGGACAAGGAATTTGAAGTCCTGACACGTGCCTGGGAAATCCAGCCCGAAAACTATGAGGAACTGATTTTATTAAAGGGAATAGGTCCCAAAAAAATAAGGGCACTTGCGTTGATTTCCGATTTGGTCTATGGTGAGCCTGCAAGCTGGAAAGACCCGGTCAAGTACAGCTTCACCCACGGAGGAAAGGACGGTTTTCCATATCCAGTCGATCAGGAAGTCTATGACCATTCAATTGAAACCATGCGTGATGCAATAGAGCAGGCACGCCTAAAAAAAGATGAAAAACTGAAAGCAATTAAGAGATTGGATGATTTCATCTCTTAA
- a CDS encoding 2-oxoacid:acceptor oxidoreductase subunit alpha — MSEEFFIQGNEACAKGAITAGCRFFAGYPITPSTEVAETLARDLPKVGGSFVQMEDEIASAGAIIGGSWGGAKSMTATSGPGISLMQENIGYAFMTETPIVIVDVQRGSPSTAQPTMAAQGDMMQARWGSHGDYEPIALSPSSVQEFFDFTIKAFNLAEEYRCPVFVMADEVIGHMREKIVVDDDIEIVPRKRPEKSDDYLPFENIENGTTPMPAFGDGFNIHVTGLTHDERGYPDTNNPETHDKLIQRICDKVLNNKDKICSIKSENCEDADIIIVSYGAPVRSAIEAVRKARANNQKVGYVKIDTPWPFPDEQLKEATKNASDVIVVEMNLGQMYYEVDRVLRRDANVHLMGVIGGLLPTPDEILDEISRIGGN; from the coding sequence ATGTCAGAAGAATTTTTTATTCAAGGAAATGAAGCATGTGCTAAAGGGGCAATAACTGCAGGATGCAGATTCTTTGCAGGTTATCCAATTACTCCATCTACTGAAGTTGCCGAAACTTTAGCCCGTGATTTACCAAAAGTTGGAGGTTCATTTGTTCAGATGGAAGATGAGATTGCTTCAGCAGGAGCCATTATCGGAGGTTCATGGGGAGGAGCGAAATCCATGACCGCAACATCCGGACCGGGCATATCATTGATGCAGGAAAATATTGGATATGCCTTCATGACAGAAACTCCAATTGTTATCGTTGATGTTCAAAGAGGTTCACCTTCAACCGCTCAACCGACCATGGCCGCACAGGGAGACATGATGCAGGCACGTTGGGGATCACACGGAGACTACGAACCTATAGCATTGTCTCCGTCAAGCGTTCAGGAATTCTTTGATTTCACAATTAAGGCATTCAACCTTGCAGAAGAATACAGATGCCCTGTATTTGTAATGGCTGATGAGGTAATTGGACACATGAGAGAAAAAATAGTGGTTGATGACGATATTGAAATCGTTCCTCGTAAAAGACCAGAAAAAAGTGATGATTACCTTCCGTTTGAAAATATTGAAAACGGAACAACACCAATGCCTGCATTCGGTGATGGATTCAATATTCACGTGACAGGACTTACTCACGATGAAAGAGGTTATCCGGATACCAACAATCCTGAAACCCATGACAAACTCATTCAAAGAATCTGTGACAAGGTATTAAATAACAAGGATAAAATCTGCTCAATCAAAAGTGAAAACTGTGAAGATGCAGATATCATTATTGTTTCCTATGGTGCTCCTGTAAGATCAGCAATTGAAGCTGTAAGAAAAGCAAGAGCAAACAATCAAAAAGTTGGTTATGTCAAAATTGACACTCCATGGCCGTTCCCTGATGAACAGCTAAAAGAGGCAACAAAAAATGCAAGCGATGTAATTGTTGTCGAGATGAACCTGGGTCAAATGTATTATGAGGTTGACCGTGTTCTTAGAAGGGATGCCAACGTTCACCTTATGGGCGTTATTGGAGGATTATTGCCAACACCTGATGAAATATTAGATGAAATTTCAAGAATAGGAGGTAACTAA
- the twy1 gene encoding 4-demethylwyosine synthase TYW1: protein MSFNKSQIEKLEKSGYRFVGKHGHAAVKTCHWTRQSISDKGVCYKEKFYGIQSHRCLQMSPAVPNCQQECEFCWRDLTYTQTTWEDEEYDEPKVIVDEAIKAQNQLLCGFYGNDKANKKKLEEMTQPTNAAISLAGEPTLYPKIDELIGEFNRRDFTTFVVSNGQCVDRLRNLENDPYQLYLSLDAPSKKIFESVCRPRINDAWDNLNESLETLSSFNSRTCIRNTCVRGKNMEDPEGYAELIKKADPDFVEVKAYMFVGSSRKRLTLDNMPSFDEVKDFAKRIGDACGKELVNESEVSRVVLLQ, encoded by the coding sequence ATGTCATTCAATAAAAGCCAAATCGAAAAATTAGAAAAAAGTGGATACAGATTCGTTGGAAAACATGGTCATGCAGCAGTCAAAACCTGCCATTGGACACGTCAAAGCATATCTGACAAGGGAGTTTGTTACAAGGAAAAATTCTACGGCATTCAGTCACACAGATGCCTTCAGATGTCTCCTGCAGTTCCAAACTGTCAACAGGAATGTGAATTCTGCTGGAGAGACCTGACATACACCCAGACAACATGGGAAGATGAAGAATATGATGAGCCAAAGGTCATAGTTGACGAAGCAATCAAGGCTCAAAACCAACTGTTATGCGGCTTTTATGGTAATGACAAGGCAAACAAGAAAAAACTGGAAGAAATGACCCAACCCACCAATGCGGCAATCTCCCTTGCAGGAGAGCCTACACTTTATCCGAAAATTGATGAACTGATAGGGGAGTTCAACAGACGTGACTTTACAACCTTTGTCGTGAGCAACGGCCAATGTGTTGACCGCCTGCGCAACCTTGAAAACGATCCCTATCAACTATACCTTTCCTTGGATGCACCTTCAAAGAAAATATTCGAAAGTGTCTGCAGACCGAGAATAAATGATGCTTGGGACAATCTAAACGAATCACTTGAGACACTGTCCAGTTTTAACTCACGTACATGTATAAGAAATACCTGCGTTCGCGGAAAAAACATGGAAGACCCTGAAGGTTATGCAGAACTGATAAAAAAGGCAGACCCGGATTTCGTAGAAGTGAAAGCATACATGTTTGTCGGTTCCTCACGTAAAAGATTGACTCTGGACAATATGCCTTCATTTGACGAAGTCAAGGATTTCGCAAAAAGGATTGGTGATGCGTGCGGTAAAGAGTTAGTTAATGAATCTGAAGTGAGCAGAGTAGTTCTGCTTCAATAA
- a CDS encoding 2-oxoacid:ferredoxin oxidoreductase subunit beta, which produces MSEHKQNRFIPYLREDRLPHIFCPGCGNGAIINAFLAAMEKAEMDFDNIAMVSGIGCSSRIPGYLKCDSLHTTHGRALSFATGLKTANKDLDVVVFTGDGDAASIGGNHLIHAARRNINLTVICINNNIYGMTGGQISPTSPKGSFGTTAPYGNQDTPFKLAELVAAAGATYSARWTTVQLENLVLSIKDGLKNPGFSFIEVATQCPTYFGRKNKLKTPTAMAAVMKANTVFKSAAERMRPKELEGKIVVGEFANYTKDEFTENIDKISVEKSGKKTVINSAYESEF; this is translated from the coding sequence ATGTCAGAACATAAACAAAACAGGTTTATTCCATACTTAAGAGAAGACAGATTACCTCATATCTTCTGTCCGGGTTGTGGAAACGGTGCAATCATCAATGCATTTTTAGCAGCAATGGAAAAGGCTGAAATGGATTTCGACAATATTGCAATGGTTTCCGGAATCGGATGTTCTTCAAGGATACCAGGTTACCTGAAATGTGACTCACTGCACACTACACACGGAAGAGCGTTAAGTTTTGCAACCGGTTTAAAGACTGCAAACAAGGATTTGGATGTTGTAGTGTTCACAGGTGATGGAGATGCAGCATCAATCGGTGGAAACCATCTGATTCATGCGGCAAGAAGAAACATCAACTTAACTGTCATATGTATCAATAATAACATTTATGGAATGACTGGTGGTCAAATCAGTCCAACATCTCCTAAAGGCAGTTTCGGAACAACTGCACCATACGGTAATCAGGACACTCCATTCAAACTGGCCGAACTTGTTGCAGCAGCAGGCGCAACCTATTCCGCAAGATGGACTACAGTACAGCTTGAAAATCTGGTATTGTCCATTAAGGACGGTTTGAAAAATCCTGGTTTCTCATTCATTGAAGTTGCAACCCAATGTCCAACATACTTCGGACGTAAAAACAAACTCAAGACACCTACCGCAATGGCAGCGGTGATGAAGGCGAATACTGTATTCAAGTCTGCAGCTGAAAGGATGAGGCCTAAAGAATTGGAAGGTAAAATTGTAGTGGGCGAATTTGCAAACTACACAAAAGACGAATTCACTGAAAATATTGATAAGATTAGTGTGGAAAAATCAGGCAAGAAGACTGTTATCAATTCTGCATATGAATCAGAGTTTTAG
- a CDS encoding 2-oxoacid:ferredoxin oxidoreductase subunit gamma yields MRTEVRICGFGGQGVILAGIILGKSASLFDNKEAVQTQSYGPEARGGASKCEVVISDSEVDYPKVQNPDILVAMSNEALIKYIVDLKDNGTLIVDPGTTDVEDVRDFIEEHNIKVYEAPATKTATDEIGLKIVANIVMVGAITKITEVISKEAAIKAIEASVPKGTEEKNVAAFEAGYALVE; encoded by the coding sequence ATGAGAACTGAAGTAAGAATCTGTGGTTTTGGTGGTCAGGGAGTAATCCTCGCAGGAATTATTTTAGGTAAGTCTGCAAGTCTCTTTGACAATAAGGAAGCTGTTCAAACCCAATCCTATGGTCCTGAAGCTCGTGGAGGAGCTTCCAAATGTGAAGTTGTAATAAGCGATAGTGAAGTTGACTATCCTAAAGTTCAAAATCCTGATATATTGGTTGCAATGTCAAATGAAGCATTAATCAAATATATTGTGGATTTGAAGGACAATGGAACATTAATCGTTGATCCTGGAACAACAGATGTTGAAGATGTCCGTGATTTTATTGAAGAACATAATATTAAAGTTTATGAGGCTCCGGCAACTAAAACTGCAACCGATGAAATCGGACTCAAGATTGTAGCTAATATAGTTATGGTTGGAGCAATTACAAAAATTACTGAAGTGATATCCAAAGAGGCAGCTATAAAGGCTATTGAGGCAAGCGTTCCTAAAGGAACTGAAGAAAAGAATGTCGCTGCTTTTGAAGCGGGGTACGCTTTGGTTGAATAA
- a CDS encoding tRNA (cytidine(56)-2'-O)-methyltransferase — MNVNVLRLDHRLKRDTRITTHVCLTARAFGASKIYLAGERDNRLMENVRDTASRFGGNFEVEYAEGYMGVINNWKDNGGKVVHLTMYGSQAHEVAPEIREDGSDILIIVGGSKVPGKVYKAADWNVSVTTQPHSEVSSLAVFQHLLMDGKEFDLEFENPVLEVIPTAHGKNVNVHNENR, encoded by the coding sequence ATGAATGTTAATGTTTTAAGATTAGACCACAGACTGAAGAGAGATACTCGTATAACAACCCATGTATGTTTGACTGCCCGTGCATTCGGTGCAAGCAAGATATACCTTGCCGGAGAGCGTGACAATCGATTGATGGAAAATGTAAGGGATACTGCTTCAAGATTCGGAGGAAATTTTGAAGTTGAATATGCCGAAGGATATATGGGTGTCATCAACAACTGGAAAGACAATGGTGGAAAAGTTGTCCATTTGACCATGTACGGTTCACAGGCGCATGAGGTCGCACCGGAAATCCGTGAAGACGGATCTGACATTCTGATAATTGTCGGAGGTTCAAAGGTTCCGGGAAAGGTTTATAAGGCAGCTGACTGGAATGTCTCAGTCACAACACAGCCACACTCAGAGGTTTCTTCCCTTGCAGTGTTCCAGCACCTTCTGATGGATGGTAAGGAATTCGATTTGGAGTTTGAAAATCCAGTACTTGAAGTAATACCTACTGCACATGGTAAAAACGTTAATGTTCACAACGAAAACCGTTAA